A single window of Acidobacteriota bacterium DNA harbors:
- a CDS encoding PLP-dependent aminotransferase family protein produces the protein MSTTTLERPERAADAAAARSGCTRSRLRELALLPARPGLLSLAGGLPAPELIPRGAYAAALGEVLAGDDGALQYGQPSEPLRERIVELMRERGVGCEPRQVLLTSGAQQALSLVAQLLLAPGRQVLMEEHVYTGMRQAVLPHRPAILTVPTDLDTGMDVDRARTLLAGGARPAFVYAIADTHNPCGVRLGREQRSGLAALARRFGVPIVEDDSYGLLHYDQDRLPALRALDPEWVIYVGTFSKIIAPALRLGWLVLPTRLVAAAGVLKEAADLECSALTQRAVARLLQEGFADHLERIRAGYRRRRDALLAALGDHFPGNVRWTHPPGGFFAWVELPRRIDGDRLCEEALAEARVAVIPGSAFAANAPAPTNRLRLSFASCAPNEIRTAVARLGRLLERRLAHG, from the coding sequence ATGTCCACGACCACGCTGGAACGACCGGAACGCGCGGCGGATGCCGCGGCGGCCCGTTCCGGATGCACCCGCTCCCGCCTGCGGGAGCTGGCGCTGCTTCCGGCGCGACCCGGGCTGCTGTCGCTCGCCGGGGGCCTCCCCGCTCCCGAGCTGATCCCCCGCGGCGCCTACGCCGCGGCTTTGGGGGAGGTCCTGGCCGGCGACGACGGCGCCCTGCAGTACGGCCAACCGAGCGAGCCGCTCCGGGAGCGCATCGTCGAGCTGATGCGCGAGCGGGGCGTCGGTTGCGAGCCCCGGCAGGTGCTGCTGACCTCGGGGGCCCAGCAGGCGCTGAGCCTCGTCGCGCAGTTGCTGCTGGCGCCGGGCCGCCAGGTGCTCATGGAAGAGCACGTGTACACGGGCATGCGGCAGGCCGTCCTGCCGCACCGGCCTGCCATCCTGACAGTTCCCACCGACCTCGACACCGGCATGGACGTCGATCGCGCCCGGACGCTGCTGGCCGGCGGGGCGCGGCCGGCGTTCGTCTACGCGATCGCCGACACCCACAATCCCTGCGGGGTTCGTCTCGGCCGCGAGCAGCGCTCGGGGCTCGCGGCGCTCGCGCGGCGCTTCGGCGTCCCGATCGTCGAGGACGATTCCTACGGGCTCCTGCACTACGACCAGGACCGTCTGCCCGCCCTGCGTGCGCTCGACCCGGAGTGGGTGATCTACGTCGGGACCTTCTCGAAGATCATCGCGCCGGCGTTGCGTCTGGGCTGGCTGGTGCTGCCGACGCGCCTCGTCGCCGCGGCCGGCGTGCTGAAGGAGGCCGCCGACCTGGAGTGCTCCGCGCTCACCCAACGCGCCGTGGCCCGCCTGCTGCAGGAGGGATTCGCGGACCACCTCGAGCGCATCCGCGCCGGCTACCGGCGCCGGCGGGACGCGCTGCTCGCGGCGCTCGGCGACCACTTCCCCGGGAACGTCCGGTGGACCCATCCTCCGGGCGGGTTCTTCGCCTGGGTGGAGCTGCCCCGGCGAATCGACGGGGACCGCCTGTGCGAGGAGGCGCTCGCCGAGGCCCGTGTGGCCGTCATCCCGGGGTCCGCGTTCGCGGCGAACGCACCGGCGCCGACGAACCGCCTGCGGCTGAGCTTCGCAAGCTGCGCCCCGAACGAGATCCGGACCGCCGTCGCGCGCCTCGGACGACTGCTCGAACGGAGACTGGCTCATGGCTAA